The Prionailurus bengalensis isolate Pbe53 chromosome D2, Fcat_Pben_1.1_paternal_pri, whole genome shotgun sequence genome window below encodes:
- the LOC122492621 gene encoding olfactory receptor 6C75-like produces MMLWKEMPMEIGNGTTVQEFTLEGFPAIQHLGKVLFLVHLLAYLASITGNAVIVTITCADSRLQTPMYFFLSTFSFFECCFISAVIPKLLVIFLLGRQTISFLACFIQAFVYVYLGATGFFLITVMSVDRYMAICKPLHYPTIMNLKTCFLLVTACCVLAFLLITGLIVKVSQLPFCGPNVIPHFFCDLGSLIHLSCSNTRFVEMLAFVIAFFIILTSLIITIIAYSNIVVTIVRLPSAKERQKAFSTCSSHFIVLSLIYSSCVFIYVKPKQTNRLDSNREAALVHTVVTPLLNPVIYTLRNKQVHQVLRETMCRMKISRQK; encoded by the coding sequence ATGATGCTGTGGAAAGAGATGCCCATGGAAATAGGGAACGGGACCACTGTCCAAGAATTCACCTTGGAGGGGTTTCCTGCCATCCAACACCTGGGAAAGGTCCTCTTCCTGGTGCACCTGCTGGCCTACCTGGCATCCATTACAGGCAATGCTGTCATAGTCACCATCACCTGTGCTGACTCCCGGCTCCAGACACCTATGTACTTTTTCCTCAGCACTTTCTCCTTCTTTGAGTGTTGTTTCATAAGTGCTGTTATTCCTAAGTTGCTGGTCATCTTTCTTTTAGGCCGGCAAACCATTTCCTTTCTTGCCTGTTTCATACAAGCCTTTGTGTATGTATACCTCGGAGCCACAGGTTTCTTCCTCATAACAGTGATGTCTGTGGATCGGTACATGGCCATTTGCAAGCCCCTGCATTACCCAACCATCATGAACCTCAAGACTTGCTTCCTCTTGGTCACTGCCTGCTGTGTTTTGGCCTTCCTTCTCATCACTGGTCTGATAGTAAAGGTTTCCCAGTTACCGTTCTGTGGCCCCAATGTCATCCCCCACTTCTTCTGTGATCTTGGTTCCCTGATTCATCTCTCCTGTTCTAATACCAGGTTTGTTGAAATGTTGGCCTTTGTCATTgctttttttatcattttgacaTCCCTTATCATAACCATCATTGCATACAGCAACATAGTAGTCACAATTGTGCGACTCCCATCAGCCAAGGAGCGACAGAAAGCTTTCTCCACCTGCTCCTCTCACTTCATAGTCCTCTCCCTGATATACAGCAGCTGTGTCTTTATATACgtgaaaccaaagcaaaccaacaGGCTGGACTCCAACAGGGAGGCTGCCCTTGTGCATACAGTGGTGACCCCGCTGTTGAACCCTGTCATCTACACTCTGCGGAATAAGCAGGTCCACCAGGTTCTGAGAGAGACAATGTGCAGAATGAAAAtatcaagacaaaaataa
- the LOC122493536 gene encoding olfactory receptor 6C75-like, producing the protein MTLWKEMPMEMGNGTTVQEFTLEGFPAIQHLGKVLFLVHLLAYLASITGNAVIVTITCADSRLQTPMYFFLSIFSFFECCFISAVIPKLLVIFLLGRQTISFLACFIQAFVFVYLGAAGFLLIAVMSVDRYMAICKPLHYPTIMNLKTCFLLVTACFTLAFILITGPLVMVSQLSFCGPHVIPHFFCDTGALIHLSCSNTRSVEMLAFVIALLILLTSLIITIIAYSNIVVTIVRLPSAKERQKAFSTCSSHLIVLSLMYGSCVFIYVKPKQRNRLNSNREAALVNTVVTPLLNPVIYTLRNKQVQQALKETMCRLKISR; encoded by the coding sequence ATGACGCTGTGGAAAGAGATGCCCATGGAAATGGGGAACGGGACCACTGTCCAAGAATTCACCTTGGAGGGGTTTCCTGCCATCCAACACCTGGGAAAGGTCCTCTTCCTGGTGCACCTGCTGGCCTACCTGGCATCCATTACAGGCAATGCTGTCATAGTCACCATCACCTGTGCTGACTCCCGGCTCCAGACACCTATGTACTTTTTCCTCagcattttctccttctttgagTGTTGTTTCATAAGTGCTGTTATTCCTAAGTTGCTGGTCATCTTTCTTTTAGGCCGGCAAACCATTTCCTTTCTTGCCTGTTTCATACAAGCCTTTGTGTTTGTCTATCTGGGAGCAGCAGGTTTCCTCCTCATAGCAGTGATGTCTGTGGATCGGTACATGGCCATTTGCAAGCCCCTGCATTACCCAACCATCATGAACCTCAAGACTTGCTTCCTCTTGGTCACTGCCTGCTTCACTTTGGCCTTCATTCTCATCACTGGTCCACTAGTAATGGTTTCCCAGTTATCGTTCTGTGGCCCCCATGTCATTCCCCACTTCTTCTGTGACACTGGTGCCCTGATTCATCTCTCCTGTTCTAATACCAGGTCTGTTGAAATGTTGGCCTTTGTCATCGCTTTGTTGATCCTTTTGACATCGCTTATCATAACCATCATTGCATACAGCAACATAGTAGTCACAATTGTGCGACTCCCATCAGCCAAGGAGCGACAGAAAGCTTTCTCCACCTGCTCCTCTCACCTCATTGTCCTCTCTCTGATGTATGGCAGCTGTGTCTTTATATACGTGAAACCAAAGCAAAGGAACAGGCTGAACTCCAACAGGGAGGCTGCCCTTGTGAACACAGTGGTAACGCCACTGCTCAACCCTGTCATCTACACTCTGCGCAATAAGCAGGTACAGCAGGCTCTGAAGGAGACAATGTGCAGATTGAAAATatcaagatga